In one Nitrospira sp. CR1.1 genomic region, the following are encoded:
- a CDS encoding TolC family protein has product MKNSAWILVIAACAFCWLPEGSARAEDAAKSKALPPIPLSLNEVLAWIDRSHPLLKGAGTEKVSARGKMLKALGAFEPVLVNDTEIERFIDKGTTKTQSVGFNDTLVEARTPWGFRGSAGIRQAIGDAKIPDLAFGNGQQVILGGFLPLLKGLMINPENAELQRSELADPRAEVKISQTRQDLFLAAASQFWDWVSAAKFVDVQRRALGVAEERLRQVEGRAKAGAVAPLDVVEAGQEVQRRREIAITAQRTVEQEQYKMSMFLWENQTPTAPQLERVPDFPPPAAAPTADIVKADKLQAKSDRPEIREVDIEAKVNNIDLELAKNNLLPSLDLEAAPARAPEKFVLGLGYRFGAELRIPILQRRSRGEVMEAQAQADRLVLVQKYREQQVVVDVDNALSAIERAKERVAAAAESLRMAKTLEEGERFRFSLGATSVLFVNLRERNSVDSEMQLVRAKADYQKALALYQWATGSWARSQPSAVPVNYRVGASFSK; this is encoded by the coding sequence ATGAAGAACTCTGCGTGGATTCTGGTCATTGCCGCCTGTGCGTTCTGCTGGTTGCCGGAAGGGAGCGCCAGGGCGGAGGATGCGGCCAAGTCAAAAGCCCTTCCCCCCATTCCCCTCTCTCTGAATGAGGTGCTCGCGTGGATCGATCGCTCCCATCCCCTCCTGAAGGGGGCCGGCACTGAAAAGGTGTCAGCGCGAGGGAAAATGCTCAAGGCCCTGGGCGCTTTCGAACCGGTCTTGGTGAACGACACGGAGATTGAACGCTTTATCGACAAAGGCACGACCAAAACTCAAAGCGTGGGATTTAACGACACTCTGGTCGAAGCGCGGACCCCATGGGGATTCCGGGGGAGCGCAGGCATTCGGCAGGCCATCGGGGACGCGAAGATCCCGGACCTCGCCTTTGGAAACGGCCAGCAGGTCATTCTCGGCGGCTTTCTACCCCTCCTGAAAGGTCTCATGATCAACCCGGAGAACGCGGAACTACAGCGTTCGGAACTGGCTGATCCTCGCGCCGAGGTCAAAATTTCGCAAACGAGACAGGATCTCTTTCTGGCCGCTGCGAGCCAATTCTGGGATTGGGTCTCGGCCGCCAAGTTTGTGGACGTGCAACGCCGGGCCCTCGGCGTCGCGGAGGAACGGTTGCGGCAGGTCGAGGGCAGAGCCAAGGCCGGAGCCGTGGCGCCCCTCGACGTCGTCGAGGCAGGGCAGGAGGTTCAGCGCCGTCGTGAAATCGCCATCACCGCACAGCGAACCGTGGAGCAGGAGCAATATAAAATGTCGATGTTCCTCTGGGAAAACCAGACGCCCACGGCGCCGCAGCTCGAGCGTGTTCCGGATTTCCCTCCTCCCGCCGCGGCCCCGACGGCAGACATCGTCAAGGCCGATAAGCTGCAAGCGAAAAGCGATCGCCCGGAAATCCGCGAAGTCGATATCGAAGCCAAGGTCAACAATATCGATCTGGAGCTCGCCAAGAATAATCTCCTGCCGAGCCTCGATCTGGAAGCGGCGCCGGCCAGAGCTCCGGAGAAATTTGTGTTGGGATTGGGCTATCGGTTCGGAGCGGAGTTGCGCATCCCGATCCTTCAACGCAGAAGCCGCGGCGAAGTGATGGAAGCCCAGGCGCAGGCCGATCGCCTGGTGCTGGTGCAGAAATACCGGGAACAGCAAGTGGTCGTGGATGTGGACAATGCCCTGTCAGCCATTGAACGCGCGAAGGAGCGGGTGGCGGCGGCCGCGGAATCGCTCCGCATGGCCAAGACCCTGGAGGAAGGCGAACGCTTCCGGTTCAGTCTGGGCGCTACGAGCGTGCTGTTTGTGAACCTTCGCGAACGGAATTCCGTCGATTCGGAAATGCAACTTGTGCGGGCAAAGGCTGATTACCAGAAGGCCCTCGCCCTCTATCAATGGGCAACCGGCTCCTGGGCCAGGAGCCAGCCGTCCGCCGTGCCGGTGAATTATCGGGTCGGCGCGAGCTTCTCCAAATAG
- a CDS encoding arginine decarboxylase, pyruvoyl-dependent translates to MVPTHMFLTRGVGVHKEKLAAFEQALRSAGVAYCNLVSVSSILPPNCKILPRKRGEKLLNPGEITFCVMARSETNERNRLISASIGLAIPTDRDTYGYLSEHHAYGETDEESGEYTEDLAAQMLATTQGIEFDPDVAWKEREQVFKMGGKIVRTLNITQSAVGRPNRWTCVIALAVFIPTENIPKSLLNKA, encoded by the coding sequence ATGGTACCAACACACATGTTTTTGACGAGGGGCGTCGGAGTGCACAAGGAAAAGCTGGCTGCGTTCGAGCAGGCCTTGCGCAGTGCCGGCGTGGCCTATTGTAACCTCGTCAGCGTCTCGTCCATTCTTCCGCCCAACTGCAAAATCCTTCCGCGCAAACGCGGCGAGAAATTGTTGAATCCAGGGGAAATCACCTTTTGTGTCATGGCCCGGTCCGAGACCAACGAACGCAACCGGCTGATCTCCGCATCCATCGGCTTGGCGATTCCGACGGATCGTGATACCTATGGGTATCTTTCCGAGCACCATGCCTACGGTGAAACGGACGAAGAATCCGGTGAATACACGGAAGACCTGGCGGCTCAGATGCTCGCCACCACCCAAGGGATCGAGTTCGATCCGGATGTGGCCTGGAAAGAGCGCGAGCAGGTCTTCAAGATGGGCGGAAAAATCGTCCGGACCCTCAACATCACGCAATCTGCCGTCGGCCGGCCGAACCGCTGGACCTGCGTCATCGCGTTGGCGGTGTTTATCCCGACGGAAAACATCCCCAAGAGCCTTCTGAACAAGGCCTAG
- a CDS encoding ATP-binding cassette domain-containing protein produces the protein MNHDASESTIVTPSAWTILARLHLLIGLERRILAIIASYAIVIGSFALIVPLTVQELVNTFAFAIQPIMIVTLVAIMLGALLLMGAFRVLQGRAVEILVQRIYTRLAVAFTEALPRFRENVFLPQHTNTFIEAELLPRALVAMLVDLINVFVSGMIGMAILIMYHPYFLGYNIFLITGFAFLLTFFGRGGLRITQQVSKLHYQTFHWLQDIGINRLHFKSTDSLPLLLKKTDVFVQAYVMARKTRSDILTGSQYKSAVIFQAFAHSGMIGLGGWLLSLGDITLGQFVAAEVIVGTLLLNLDIVARRMYAAIYAATSLQELSDLFEMPKEEISGPIAAWLPNPTLQGVRLTCKDVSFASPDGPMLFDHFNLEVLPGEKISVLTGTSKSKTSLALLLAGLYHPASGVIRYNDIDLRDVSLNYVNCCRGLMLDSHPTLFDGTLEENVTLQRPSIQFADLSWALRFVELEEEIDALPQGLETVVHGNGTNLSRSQVLRILLARMIITRPELLIFNGSLHNIDPALRLTLLRRLCSKEEPWSVVFVSNDPEVGQLVERRVILD, from the coding sequence GTGAACCACGACGCCTCTGAATCAACGATCGTCACACCTTCAGCATGGACCATTCTTGCGCGTCTCCACCTCCTGATCGGACTCGAGCGCCGCATTCTGGCAATCATCGCCTCCTATGCCATCGTGATCGGCTCGTTCGCGCTGATCGTTCCGCTCACCGTACAAGAGCTCGTCAACACTTTTGCCTTCGCCATTCAACCGATCATGATTGTGACGCTGGTGGCCATCATGTTGGGCGCATTGCTCCTGATGGGTGCGTTCCGCGTTCTGCAGGGACGAGCGGTGGAGATCCTAGTTCAGCGGATCTATACGCGGCTTGCCGTCGCCTTTACCGAAGCCCTTCCCCGGTTTCGCGAGAACGTGTTTCTTCCCCAACATACCAATACCTTCATCGAAGCGGAGCTGTTGCCGCGCGCGCTGGTTGCGATGCTGGTCGATCTCATCAATGTGTTCGTGTCGGGCATGATCGGCATGGCGATCCTGATCATGTACCATCCCTACTTCCTCGGCTATAACATCTTCCTGATTACCGGTTTTGCTTTTCTCCTGACCTTTTTCGGTCGCGGGGGACTCCGTATCACTCAACAGGTATCGAAACTTCACTACCAGACCTTTCACTGGCTGCAGGACATCGGCATCAACCGGCTCCATTTTAAATCTACCGACAGCCTGCCCCTGTTGCTCAAGAAAACCGATGTGTTCGTTCAAGCCTATGTCATGGCGCGGAAGACACGATCCGACATTTTGACGGGATCCCAATATAAGAGCGCGGTGATATTTCAGGCCTTCGCCCACAGCGGCATGATCGGCCTCGGCGGATGGTTATTGTCGTTGGGGGACATTACGCTCGGCCAATTCGTTGCGGCGGAGGTCATTGTCGGCACCCTGCTCCTCAATCTCGACATCGTCGCCCGGCGTATGTACGCCGCAATTTATGCCGCCACCTCCTTGCAGGAGCTCTCCGACCTGTTCGAGATGCCGAAAGAAGAGATCTCCGGTCCGATCGCCGCCTGGCTGCCGAATCCCACGCTGCAGGGCGTACGCCTGACGTGCAAAGACGTATCCTTTGCCAGCCCGGACGGACCGATGCTGTTCGATCATTTCAACCTGGAAGTGTTGCCGGGCGAAAAGATCAGCGTGCTCACAGGAACAAGCAAAAGCAAAACGTCCCTGGCGCTTCTCCTCGCCGGACTCTATCATCCCGCCAGCGGAGTCATTCGCTACAACGACATCGACCTGCGCGACGTGTCACTCAATTATGTGAATTGTTGCCGGGGCTTGATGCTCGATTCCCACCCCACCCTGTTCGATGGTACCCTGGAGGAGAATGTGACGCTCCAGCGCCCGTCGATTCAATTCGCGGATTTGAGCTGGGCGCTCCGGTTCGTGGAGCTTGAAGAAGAGATCGACGCGTTGCCCCAAGGCCTGGAAACGGTCGTGCACGGGAACGGCACCAACTTAAGCCGCAGCCAGGTTCTTCGCATTCTTCTGGCCAGGATGATCATCACCCGGCCGGAATTGCTGATTTTCAACGGCAGTCTTCACAATATCGATCCGGCCCTGCGACTGACTCTGTTGCGAAGGCTCTGCTCAAAAGAGGAGCCCTGGTCCGTCGTGTTCGTCTCCAATGATCCGGAAGTCGGTCAACTGGTCGAGCGACGTGTCATCCTCGATTGA
- the speB gene encoding agmatinase, protein MTLPTGWLGQADNFLGIDEPWCHPDQAGVYVLPAPYEHTSSYILGSDRGPSAIIEASQQVELYDEQLRYEPYREWGGVATAATLNLAGLVDGQAVQAIQEFVAPHVGRGKFLVTLTGEHTGALGAIRAHARAYPGMTVVQIDAHGDLRQAYQGNPYSHASVMARVVQDGLPLVQVGIRSISPEEIELIDKTPQIKTFFAASILDPSEPYEGRAARWIPEVVAACTGPVYLTFDCDGLDASLVPALGTPEPGGLGWYDTLALVTALANGPGIVGMDISEIAPIEGFVAPQFSIARLIYRMLGRIRAGRRVQ, encoded by the coding sequence ATGACGCTCCCGACCGGATGGCTTGGGCAAGCCGACAATTTCCTCGGGATCGACGAACCCTGGTGTCATCCTGATCAGGCCGGAGTCTACGTACTGCCGGCTCCTTACGAGCACACCTCAAGTTATATCCTCGGTTCCGATCGAGGCCCCTCCGCTATCATTGAAGCCTCCCAACAAGTCGAACTGTATGATGAGCAGCTGCGGTACGAGCCGTATCGCGAGTGGGGCGGGGTCGCCACGGCCGCCACGTTAAACCTTGCCGGGCTGGTGGATGGCCAGGCCGTGCAGGCCATTCAGGAGTTTGTGGCGCCGCATGTCGGTCGAGGGAAGTTTCTGGTGACTCTGACCGGCGAGCATACCGGCGCCTTAGGCGCCATTCGCGCGCATGCGCGGGCCTACCCGGGAATGACCGTCGTACAAATCGACGCCCATGGCGATCTCCGTCAGGCCTATCAGGGCAACCCTTACAGTCACGCCAGTGTTATGGCCAGAGTGGTGCAAGACGGGTTGCCGCTCGTGCAGGTCGGCATCCGGTCGATCAGCCCGGAAGAAATCGAGCTTATCGACAAGACTCCCCAGATCAAGACGTTTTTTGCCGCCTCGATTCTGGATCCGTCCGAGCCCTACGAGGGGCGGGCCGCTCGCTGGATCCCCGAGGTGGTGGCTGCGTGCACCGGGCCGGTGTATCTCACCTTCGATTGTGATGGGCTGGATGCGTCCCTTGTTCCGGCATTGGGAACACCGGAACCGGGCGGGCTGGGGTGGTACGATACCCTCGCGCTGGTGACGGCCCTGGCGAACGGGCCTGGCATCGTCGGCATGGACATCAGCGAGATCGCCCCGATTGAAGGCTTCGTCGCTCCCCAGTTCAGCATTGCCCGCTTGATCTACCGCATGCTGGGACGGATTCGAGCCGGCCGGCGTGTGCAGTGA
- a CDS encoding pseudouridine synthase, with protein sequence MRINKFFTEQGLCSRREADRLIAEGRVTINGMVAKLGDQVSPQDLVARDGTVLQRGNRVVYIKYHKPVGVTTTTELHVPRNIISEIGHAARIFPIGRLDKDSSGLILLTNDGDIVNEILRVEHGHEREYRVEVDREFDEPFLSQMAQGVVILGERTRPCLMARLGPRRFRIILTEGRNRQIRRMCQALGYRVVSLHRVRMMHITIEGLHAGQWMDLSQEERRRLFQALGRPPESSM encoded by the coding sequence ATGCGCATCAATAAATTCTTCACCGAGCAGGGCCTGTGTTCACGACGGGAAGCTGATCGACTGATTGCCGAAGGTCGAGTCACGATCAACGGCATGGTGGCCAAGCTCGGGGATCAGGTCTCGCCGCAGGATCTGGTGGCGCGTGACGGAACAGTGCTGCAGCGGGGCAACCGCGTCGTCTACATCAAATATCACAAGCCCGTCGGGGTGACGACCACCACCGAACTGCATGTGCCGCGGAACATCATCTCCGAAATCGGCCATGCTGCCAGGATCTTCCCGATCGGACGTCTCGACAAGGATTCGTCCGGTCTCATTCTCCTCACCAATGACGGGGATATCGTCAACGAAATCTTGCGGGTTGAGCACGGGCATGAGCGGGAATATCGCGTGGAAGTTGATCGCGAGTTTGATGAACCCTTTCTCTCGCAGATGGCACAGGGCGTGGTCATATTAGGGGAGCGTACGCGGCCTTGTCTCATGGCGCGATTGGGGCCCCGACGATTCCGGATCATCCTGACCGAGGGGCGGAATCGTCAGATTCGACGCATGTGCCAGGCGCTCGGCTACCGGGTGGTGTCACTACATCGCGTGCGGATGATGCACATCACCATAGAAGGGCTTCATGCGGGGCAGTGGATGGACTTGAGTCAGGAGGAACGTCGTCGACTGTTCCAGGCGTTGGGCCGGCCGCCCGAATCATCGATGTGA
- a CDS encoding ATP-binding cassette domain-containing protein yields the protein MAQDHSDNQSNLFQAVVGHLGLLFRLERRILGLIGSYSIAIGLFSLIVPLTVQELVNTFAFALQPITIVTLAAVMVAGLLFVGAFRALQYYAVEVLERRIFARVAIAMAQQLPHLRYQGFKPRFANYFVETILMQRAVSVLLVDLINVIVGGAVGMTILVFYHPYFLLFNAILLVGFNVVFFLMSHGGLKADMDMSHAKYDTLHWFQEIAYNLLHFKSTDSQTLLIKKTDQLLDTYVGVRRTRFGILIRQYLGSLGWQAIVHSGLIATAGWLLGIGQLTLGQFVAAEVVVSGILSSFDGVVKRMGHIYYFLTALTELSFLFSLPKDQDAATLSIPLPDPTVHGIRVTCKELTFAPADGPPVFEHFNLEVTPGEKIGIYADTTMAKTALARVLGGLESPTAGVIRYNGVDLRHLNLDSVNRFRGFILDSQLSLFEGTLEENIVLGRDYIPYSDVRWALRFTELEEEVDALPHGLKTHVRSAGKIFAPTHIVRILVARAILGRPQLLIFEGILHNMHPAMRETILRRLCSKEEPWSVIFVSNDPNLTTHVDRRIMLN from the coding sequence ATGGCCCAGGATCATTCCGACAACCAAAGCAATCTGTTCCAAGCGGTCGTCGGCCATCTGGGTCTCCTGTTTCGTCTCGAGCGGCGCATCCTCGGCCTTATCGGCTCCTATTCGATCGCCATCGGGCTCTTTTCGCTGATCGTCCCCCTCACCGTCCAAGAACTCGTCAACACCTTCGCCTTCGCGCTGCAGCCCATCACCATTGTCACTCTGGCCGCGGTCATGGTGGCGGGCCTGCTCTTCGTCGGGGCCTTCCGGGCCCTCCAATACTATGCCGTCGAAGTGTTGGAGCGGCGCATTTTTGCCCGGGTCGCCATTGCCATGGCGCAGCAGCTCCCGCACCTGCGCTATCAGGGATTCAAGCCGCGATTCGCCAATTACTTCGTCGAAACCATTCTTATGCAGCGGGCCGTTTCGGTTCTGCTGGTCGACTTGATCAACGTCATCGTGGGCGGGGCGGTCGGCATGACCATCCTTGTGTTCTACCACCCCTACTTCTTGCTGTTTAACGCGATCCTGCTGGTCGGGTTCAATGTCGTGTTTTTCCTCATGAGTCACGGCGGGCTGAAGGCCGACATGGACATGTCACACGCCAAATACGACACCCTGCACTGGTTCCAGGAAATTGCCTACAACCTGCTCCATTTTAAGTCCACCGATAGCCAGACGCTGCTGATCAAAAAGACGGATCAGCTCCTGGATACGTATGTCGGCGTGCGCAGAACCCGATTCGGAATCCTCATCCGGCAATACCTGGGCTCTCTGGGATGGCAGGCGATCGTCCATAGCGGTCTCATCGCGACGGCGGGCTGGCTCCTGGGAATCGGCCAGCTCACACTCGGACAATTTGTCGCTGCCGAGGTCGTGGTGAGCGGTATCCTCTCTAGCTTCGACGGCGTCGTGAAGCGCATGGGGCATATTTATTATTTCCTGACCGCCCTGACCGAATTAAGCTTTCTCTTCTCGCTGCCTAAAGATCAGGACGCCGCCACACTGTCCATTCCCCTGCCTGATCCGACGGTTCACGGTATTCGAGTCACCTGCAAAGAGCTCACCTTTGCGCCCGCCGATGGCCCGCCTGTATTTGAGCACTTCAACCTGGAAGTGACACCGGGTGAAAAAATCGGCATTTATGCAGATACGACGATGGCCAAAACCGCGCTGGCCCGGGTGCTCGGCGGGCTGGAATCGCCCACCGCCGGCGTCATCCGCTACAACGGCGTTGATCTCCGGCACCTCAATCTGGACTCCGTCAATCGCTTCAGAGGATTCATTCTGGATTCACAACTCTCCCTGTTCGAGGGGACGCTGGAAGAAAACATTGTGCTCGGACGTGACTACATTCCCTACAGCGACGTGCGATGGGCGCTGCGCTTCACGGAACTCGAAGAAGAGGTCGATGCCTTGCCCCACGGCCTGAAAACACATGTGCGTTCCGCCGGAAAAATCTTCGCCCCTACGCACATCGTGCGTATCCTGGTGGCGAGGGCCATCCTGGGGCGCCCGCAGCTCCTCATTTTCGAAGGCATCCTCCACAATATGCACCCCGCGATGCGCGAGACGATTCTCCGCCGCCTGTGCAGCAAGGAGGAACCCTGGTCGGTGATCTTCGTCTCGAACGATCCCAATCTGACCACGCATGTCGACCGCCGGATCATGTTGAACTAG